The Chrysemys picta bellii isolate R12L10 chromosome 10, ASM1138683v2, whole genome shotgun sequence genome segment TGAGGACTGTAACAGAAAGGGCTAGTCTTGCCCTCCTCCTTCAGCCTGACTCCTGTAACACAGCCAGAGCTTGTGTCAAGTCCTCAGGCTCGCCCTGAGCCCGCCCCATGTGCACGTCTCCCACCTCCCGCTACTAGCCCTGGTCCCACCAATAGGGCTGCGGGCCGGGGGAGAATGCCCTGCTCTGAGGAGCCAGACCCCCGCCAGTGACCAGGCGCCCGCAGAGCCAGCGGGAGGCCGAGGCCCTggttcgggctccagcccagcagaGGGCGGTGACAGCGGTGGGCTTTGGATGGGGGCGTGTCCGGGTCTGGGCCAGGTTCCTCCGCCATGACCGCGGCCGTGTTCATTGGGTGCAGCTTCATCGCCTTCGGGCCGGCACTGGCCCTGTGCGTCTGCACCATCGCCGCCGAGCCGCTgcgcctcctcttcctcatcgctgggtgagcggggcggggccggggagcgATACCTTCCTGAGACCGCTCGGCAGCCATACAGCGTCTGtgcaggggctggtggggaggagcccccttcccccgggcgtcagcccttcccccccctcgGCGGAGTAACCCCCAGGCCCCTCACTCTGGGTGtcagcccctcttcccccccccccccgacgggagatacccccaccccatggcacGAACCTCTCTTCCCACCTCCCGGCGGGAGAAGCCCCCAGACCAAAGTGTATTTGAGGTTGTGACTTCAGATCCCACCTGAGTGTATGAGCTTCCTGTTCCCCTAAAGCCGGAGAGAGGTAACATCTCTGTAAAACAGCAGGACCCACCCGCCCCCGGCAAAGGTCTGACGCACACATCCCGGTTAGGGAGAAGTTAGGTGTGTGGGGAACACCAGCCTAGTACTAGGGCATGAGCCCCTCAACTCAGGGTGTTGGGTTTAGTGTCACATGTGGGGGACCCCAACCCCCACTCCAGATGTGGGCAGCACTAGAGGACCAACCCTTATTAAAGGATCACATTCTCCAGTGATAGCCCCTAGTCATGTTTATATTAGCCAGACAACAGGAGTAGGGGATATTACTGGAGAATAaggattggggaagggggggggtgagtgtcCAGACAGTTGTGATTCTAAGTTGGGCAAACTCCTGGGTGCTCTTTAGACCACATAGCCATGATGACAATCCTGTGCTAACAAGAATTTGCTCCCAAAAGACAGGATTAAAACCACATTTAGCAGCCATTCCCAAATGCTTTGGCTATGGTAAGAAATATAGATGTCAGCAAAAATAGTTTTTAGCAGCAGTGCCCCCATAACTCATATTGAAAATAACGTAGCCCAGTCAAAACCTTTTCACTGTTGTCTCAGGCAGCATGGTTGAGAATGGTCAGTCCACTTCCTGCAACAGTTCAGTTTCCTTGTGTAGTCAAGGCTCTCAAATGGTTTTCTGAAACCATTTTAATCACAGTATACTCTGTCTACGTTGGGGGTAAAACTGTTAGTCTAAGctgtttttaaatttagtttttcaAATAGTTTACAGTATTAGCATGGTAAATGGGGTTTGTGGGAGAGTATGTGTCTGCTTTGTCACCCACTTCAAGCCAGGTCTTCCTTGTCAATGCCTTTGCTACATTGAGGAGTCCCTTATTAGAGATTTTTAAACACAAGCTATGgaatcttttttatttatttatttaggtaatTGAATAGTCTGGTAGTATGCATGATGGGTtgtctcctctctcccctgcttcccctttcttccttcttttttttttttttttaactctagaGGTTTCTTCTGGCTGGTCTCGTTGCTGCTTTCTTCCCTTGTATGGTTCATTGCAGTGCAGATTGGTGGGAGCAACAATGCATCAGTAAAGAAAAATTTGCTCATCTTTGGAGTGATGGTCTCTGTCCTGCTCCAGGAAGTCTTCCGATTTGCCTATTACAAACTGTTAAAGTAAGTTAAATGTTTCTTGTGTCTcttaggccttgcctacactgccactttatgGTGCTGCGACtttctcaagggtgtgaaaaaacacactcctgagcgctgcaagtttcagcgctgtgaagtggcagtgtaaacagtgcacctGGTAGCAACTCCCCTGGTGGggtggttttttatttttattttttttaacagcgCTGGGAGTGAAGACATTACCCTTACTCTTATCATACTGAATAGGTAGCCTGTAGTATGCCAGCACTCCTCTTACAGCCTCACCAGTTTCTGCATAATTGGGGATATATTAAGAAGTATGAAGTCCTTATGTTACAAAGAAAACTTTCTAAACGTGACTTGAAAATCAGATTTGAAAGTGTTATTATATGATGCATTCAGATAAAAATAACAGGCCTAATAGACGCATTAATGTATCACTGTTTTCTCTCTTATAATAAGACTATCCTTGGGTAtagaaagaatttaaaaataaataacttggGTCTCATCTGTCAAggatctccattaaaaaaaaaaatcttgattgtTAATTAGAACAAACTCCAGTGTTTCAGCCTTATATGTTGACATTTTCATTAATTATTGTAGTCCCCTGCTTGTGAGTTTTCCAGAATTTCTGATTCCTCATTGCTATATCAGTAATCTAGTTATTAAAAACTCAGATTAAAACTTTGATCCTATATCCCTAAGCAAAATGAAATCTGAGAAATATAGCATCTaggaaaaagttttaaaatacaatgtttttatttctttaaattccATCTAAGTCTGAATACAAAATTAATACAGGCTGAAAAACTGGGGGAACTGAGTAACAGTGTCATAtggtaacaacaaggagtctggtggcaccttaaagactaacagatttatttgggcataagctttcgtgagtaaaaacctcacttcttcatagTGTCATATGGTGGCATTTTAGATCATGATAATTTACATCCTGTGAATGCTGTAGAAACAGCAGTTGAGTGAACATGACTGACTGCAAGAACAACAGCTTGTCTCACTGACCTCAATAAGAAATGCATTTCATGATGATAAAAGTGGCATCATTTCATGTGACACAAATGTTACTCTCCACTGCTACCATTTCTGCAAAAGAATCAGATATCAAATTCTTCTTTTACAAGTGGCTTCACAATATTTAGGTGCTGgctaaaaatatttgcaaaataatCAAGGTATCTGCTTAGGCAATTTTATTTCAAAGACCAGTGAATGAGGGTAGGTAAACCAGACgaaaatctttatttttgttcttgGCATCAAAATAATTGGTGTAAACCCTGTAACAAGTTCTAACAAATCTTTCCAAATTCTTATTACACTAGTAAACTGAATTTTGCTTGGATAAAGGTTCTTAAGGTACTTGGCATTAATTTGAGGTTTTAACATTTGAGCCCCCGAAAAGAGTGCAGACAtgggcactgatcctgcaaagaatTAAGCGTATGTTTAGCTTTATGCACTGTGAGCAATCCCATTTAAGTTATTTAACTTAAGCATAtgagtaagtctttgcaggatcaggaccaagaTATAGTAACTGTTAAAGCTAAAAAACCCCATTAGGAATTCTGCTAAACAGGCTGAAATGTTTGGCTTAAGTTTATCCAGAACTAAAATATTATAGGAGGGGCTGGTAACACCATCTATTATGAAGGCTGCCCAACAATACTTATTATaatatcctgttttcagttgtgtaTAACTTTTCCTATCTTCATCCATATGGtccaaaattttccatgctggatgtcTACCACAGGGTGAATTTTTTTAGaagaaatttcagccaaaatatttcagccatttctgagaatgagactaTGAGAAAATAAGTTGCtttgcccatgttgaaaaattctgATGACCTTTGCTTTGAAAAGCCTCCTCACATCCTTTGCATATAATTATTTAAGTGGCTTTCTTGTTtcatttagacattttaaaaataagatctGACTAGTTTGAAGTAGCAAAATTGAAAAATAGAACGTATGGACATTAAaatactactttttaaaaatattgtcttTATTTCAGAAAAGCTAATAAGGGCTTAATGACTATAAGCCAGGAGGAAACCCTACCCATCTCCGTCAGACAATTGTCCTATGGTAAGTTGAAATGCAGTCAAAACTATTTAACATGTACTCTAAAAAGTCATgttagaaaaaaatcatttgtaaAATGTTATAGCCACAGAAAATGTTATAGCCACAGAAAATGTTAACTTTTGCATGCAGACTGTGTTTATTTGTTActccatttttatttgtttcacaAAGTCTTGTAGACTCCAACAGGCATGTAAAAACTTACTTTATAGATGTTCAGTTTACGTAAGGTTGCTAAGAATTATTTTCTCAAATTCAGAGCCATTTTACAACCATTGACTAATTAATTCTTACAAACGCTCCAGGAGCTAGGTAATTATTTTCATCCCTACTTCATAaatgggactttaaaaaaaaaaaaaaaacttgcccaAGATCCTACAGGCAATTACTGTGAGAAtgaggattagaattcaggaatTCCATGTTTTCAGTTCTCTGGTTAATTTACTAGGCTACACTGTTtctcaaaatctttttttttatttttgagctCAGTTAATTTGTGTGAAGGTGACCAGGGT includes the following:
- the APH1B gene encoding gamma-secretase subunit APH-1B isoform X6; this translates as MTAAVFIGCSFIAFGPALALCVCTIAAEPLRLLFLIAGGFFWLVSLLLSSLVWFIAVQIGGSNNASVKKNLLIFGVMVSVLLQEVFRFAYYKLLKKANKGLMTISQEETLPISVRQLSYVSGLGFGIMSGVFSLVNILTDSWGPGTVGIYGDSPQYFLSSADSIKVARKGITPGPITEASVVHRGMNSGEAEQNCWTIIRFTHEFFKECPLIYE
- the APH1B gene encoding gamma-secretase subunit APH-1B isoform X7 codes for the protein MTAAVFIGCSFIAFGPALALCVCTIAAEPLRLLFLIAGGFFWLVSLLLSSLVWFIAVQIGGSNNASVKKNLLIFGVMVSVLLQEVFRFAYYKLLKKANKGLMTISQEETLPISVRQLSYVSGLGFGIMSGVFSLVNILTDSWGPGTVGIYGDSPQYFLSSAFMTLAIVLLHIFWGIVFFDACEKKKWWALALVILSHLLVSDFPESSV
- the APH1B gene encoding gamma-secretase subunit APH-1B isoform X5, producing the protein MTAAVFIGCSFIAFGPALALCVCTIAAEPLRLLFLIAGGFFWLVSLLLSSLVWFIAVQIGGSNNASVKKNLLIFGVMVSVLLQEVFRFAYYKLLKKANKGLMTISQEETLPISVRQLSYAFMTLAIVLLHIFWGIVFFDACEKKKWWALALVILSHLLVSGVTFQNPQYEGSLVPSYIIMMLMATWAFFTAGGSLRNLKLCLMCRDKDFLLANQRPR